In Capsicum annuum cultivar UCD-10X-F1 chromosome 8, UCD10Xv1.1, whole genome shotgun sequence, the genomic window TCTGATTATGCTGTTGCTATGGTACTTTCTAGACTCTTCCATGGGTTTTCTGCTAAAACCCTAGCTACCCGTTATGGCCTTGAACCGTATCTGATCTCGAAGATTACTAATATGGTTACTCGCCTCTTGGCTACTAAGCTGTATCCGGAGTTTATCAAGATTCCCGTGAGTCGACGGCGTCTTGTGGAGACTACTCAAGGGTTTCAAGAGCTGACTTCGCTTCCTAATATATGTGGAGCAATTGATGGAACGGCTGTGAACTTGCAGCATCTTCCGTCGGATACTGTTAACTCGAGTATGTATTATAGCCGATATGGGTTCCCATCGATATTGCTTCAGGTTGTTGCTGATCACAAGAAGATATTTTGGGATGTTTGTGTGAAAGCCCCGGGTGGATTTGACGATGCTACGCATTTTAGAGATAGTTTGTTGTATAATAGGTTGATTTCGGGTGATATTGTTTGGGATAAAGGGGTTAATGTTAGAGGAGAACATGTGAGGCCATACATTGTTGGGGACTGGTGTTTTCCGTTGTTGTCATTTTTGCTCACTCCATTTTCGGGGAATAGGACTGGCTCACCTGCTGAGAATGCGTATGATGAGGCTTTGTTAAAGGCGAGGAAGATGGTTGAGGAAGCTATAGGTTTGTTGAAAGGAAGGTGGAAAATTCTTCAGAATTTGAATGTGGGACTAAGTCATGCACCCCAAACGATTGTTGCTTGTTGTGTGTTGCATAACTTGTGTCAGATTGCGAGGGAACCGGAGCCAGAGCTTTGGAGGGAGCCAGAAGAGAATGGTTCCTCTCCAAGGATCTTAGAGAATGAGAAGTCTTTCTATTATTATGGTGGAAGCGCGAGGCAGGCCTTGGCTGATGATCTATATCATCGACTCTCTTCAAGATGAGAGAAGTTTCCAGAAGGATGCTTGCGTTGATGTAAGGATAATTATACTTTGTTAATTCTAGTTTTTGGTACATGCTAGCTCAGATTGCTCTTTGACAAGGAGTAACATTGTACTGAATATTGCCTGTAGTCTAGTTGGTAACCTTATAAGTACCTCGAGATTCACAGTAGATTGCTTCCAGTGTGGAATAATTTTGCTACTTTCCAACTCTACCAAATGAAAGGATTTATGCTGGAAGAACAAATAGAAAGATTTACTTGTCTGTGATTCATGAGCAactggaaacagcctctctacctccaatgtaggggtaaggtctgtgtacactaTACAGACCCCACTTGTTGATTACAtggggtatgttgttattgttgttgctgtgATTCATGAGCACATATGTATCCGCTACTTGGCCTAGCATGTCTTTGTTCAGCTACTCAGTTTCACCTTATTCTGTCTATTATGATGGTTATCTGTATTTCTGTATTTCTCTAACCTAAGTTTATAAGCAGCATCCCGAGTCATCGACCATACAGTATTGAGAGATAAAATCACACATTGGTTCCTCATCATGCGAATCTGGAGTAGTTCCTCTTCTTTTTTTACCGTTAAAGTGATAATGAGACTACTGCCTCCAAAGGAGCCCACACATCAGTCATCCTTAGAATCTTTAAATGGATGAGAAAGTGCTCTCAGCCAAGTCGACAGCATTTGGTACATGCCAATGAAGACACTGGAATTAGGAAATTTAGTGCAAGTGAGCTTTTATATTGTTTTGGCTCCCACTAGTTGTGGATAATTCCATGGTTTAATGCTATTGCATATCTGATATTTACTGAAACATTGGAGAAAGTAAAACTACGGCCAAtgtgcttttctcgtttgtaTGATCAATATGTTCAAGGGAAGCCATTTGTTTCCCCATTATCATTGTGATTTCGATTAGTTGCTTGATTTCTCCGGCTTTTGGAAGATCAAAAGCTCATGGTAGGGTGAAAGGAAGCCCCTGATATTTTGTTGTGATATTTTCCAAAGCTTGATGTTAGTGCAAATTTTATATTCCTCACAGCTTGATGTCAATGCAATTTTACCTTCCTCACCCAATTAAAAAAGTCATGTTTTTCATTTGTAACTGCAATCTGCAGGACTAATTCTTGTTGGTTTtgattccttttccttttgttttcCCTTTGGGGGAATTTTATATTTTACATTCTAACTTTATGCTTTCATGCTTCAGATAAAGATATTAAAATGCGAGTATTTTTGTGTGAAATCACAGCTAAATACTCATTTGGGACTGCTCTTTTTGAGTTGAAGATATTTTGCTGTAATTTCCCTTCCCCAATCAGTATACTTCGAAAGTCCAGGTAGCTCGTAGATAGTTTATTTGCTGTCCGACTTGGTTAAAAATATGTAACAGTGACTAAGCTCAATGGCCATAGTAAGGATGGCGAAAAGGAAACCCATGCCTATTGTCCATTTGTATGGTACAAGTATAACAAGTGAAATATTTCGTTCCTTTTTATGGATTCGTTATGGACAGTTCTAGACAAACTCATTTGGTAAATGAAAAGCTAGAAAGTGGCATCTGGATTAAGAAATTCATTATCGTCTTTCAAAACAAACCTAAATATACAGCCTAAGCTGTGTTTTCATCAAGACTAAATACTACTCCGCAGTAGCTTATTCAAGCATACAACTTTTTctcataatttttctaaaaaccaGTCTCCAAATGCCTAGACAAAATCAAAACACCATGGAATCTAAAGAAATGGTGGATTTCTCAAGTAGAGGAACGATTTATTCTGTGGAAGGTGAAAATATTACGGGACACCTCATTGTGTCATCTTGCTGAACATGCTTGTTTCTTTAGGACATTGGGCAAAACCTCTTGCAGCAATTGCTTACTATCAAATAATCAACCATTGTCAGTTGTAAGACTACTTATTAAAGCCATCCATTACTGCAATTAAGTTTGTTCATGTCAAGCCATGACCTCCTTTTCACCGCATCTCGCAATTGATCTTTCTAAATTCCAAAGGAAATGATCTCCTGTGAACAGTTACAATTTGAACTGAATAGAATGATCTTACAAAGATCTCACTTCTCATATATAACCATCTCCTGAGAAAAAACACAATGTAACTATGACAACATTTGCAATGGATCATAAATTGATCTCTTTGCACCAATTCGTCCATAAAAGTGAAATATTTGTTCagcttttcttttttccttggGAGGGGGGAGGAAGGTTAACAAAGTACTTGTTGCGTCCAAGCAGGGAAAATTATCGGTTCCATATGTGGTAAGTTGGGTTGCCCTGGAAGTAGAAGATTAGCTGTAAAACAGAGCTTAACTAAAGCAAAATAATAAACCCCAACTAGATTTTCCCAAGAACAGGTGCTCTGCTTTAGTGGCTCTGAACATGTTCTCGAAGGACGTATGCCCCATCCAAGTTGCTTCAGAGCTTCCTTTGAAAATGAACTTACTGATGTTGGGATGATGAACAGAAGAGGCCACTGTTGTTTGATCAGATAATCAACGTCTAGCTGTATAAGCAAGGAAAGATTATTTATACATCAGCATTGGTTCTTATTTCAGGCAATTAAGCCCTCAGATTCAATGGAAAACTGCAGATACTGTGGATACCTATTTTGCACTCTATGAAGCGGTCAGGGACAGCCTTGACACAGATCCATTATGAAAATGCAACTGATCGCTGATCTAGCTCATACAAAAATGGTCAGCTTGCAGGCTCGACACTGAGCACCAACATTCGTTACATCATACTCCAGAAGCAACACTCACCAGCTTATATAAGAAACTTCATGACCAATAACCCTGAAAAATTCGAAGGATACCATTTTACTTTATGACCAAGAGATCGAGTATCGCCATTTTTCCCTCTTAATCATGCATGATGCAAATGAAAAAGGCTGTATCCACATGGCTAGTGTTCTGAGCATTTAACATGTGACAACCCGATTGAAGTATCCATGTTCTTAACCGTCCTACAAACatgtatcaacaacaacatacccaatgtaatcccacaagtgggtcTAGGGAGGGTGAGAtataaagaggttgtttccgataaacccttGGCTTAACAGAAATGTTTTTGAAGCAGGATTGCAAGAAAAATATGAGACAAAAGGATGTATAATGATCAAGGGAAAGTTAATAAAGGATATAATTGTTCAATGAATTACAATCGACAGATTTAGCAACTCCCTAAGTCATTACCTCCTGCTGAATAGCCCATTCAAGTTGTTCACCCATCGTGGTACCAACATCCCAGACACAGTTTCAGTACAACAACATAGCCAGACGTAGTTTCAATCTATAATCAAAACAAGAAAAGGCTAAGAAAGTCACCAAATtcattataaaaattattgagcATGATACATGACAACTTTATCAGCAAACCATCCCGCCACGGACCAATAAAAATGTTCTGAGCATTTAGAAAGCCAAAATCAGAAGACAATAAATCCAATAAGATTAATTTACTTGCTACAAAATCTTTCACTTGGAAAGGCCCCAcattaattttgcaaaattaTGTCACCCTAAGTTACCCcaatatcaaaataaagaaagaagccCAGGAAGAGATTCCTAACCTTGAACAAATTTAACTTTCTGTAATAAGCATCTGATGTTCCATCGGCACAAGTAGATATGATAACTTGCATTATATAATGCTCAAGCCTATCAGTAGCAGGAAAGAAGGCTATAGTATCTTCAGTCAGATGTTCCCCATTATCAGGAAATGGTCTCTGAATGATTTACATTCACTCAAACCTCCAACATATAACAATGAATTACtcaatgaaaaggaaagaaacatAGATTCATTTacctgaagaaaaataaaagagcaaTGAAGTGGACCCAATATAAACATGGAGAAGTTACGGATAAATAGTTGTTTCTTTTCCTTGTGATTGTAGTCCTTGTTGGCAGAACGGTTAGGTTACTAAAAAAAGAGTAGCAGGTACGGAGCTTTGATTTTTCCTGATTCACTCTTATCTTTGAAATACTTTTTAGGATTCCTTTTTAGCACTATTTTTGACTGGGGGAGTTATCTGATTACTGTTTTCTTTTATCAGGTTGAACAAGCATGACTCACCGAGATACTTGCAATCATACAAAAACTAGTAATGTCAAGCCGTACATAACTTTGGCTACTACTGGCGTTATAAATGAACATGTTAAAATAGTACAGTTAAGATACTGGAATCAAAGGGATATTCTAAAGTGGGATTTGGGGAGAGTAAAATGCACGCAGTCCATATCAttaccttcgaagaagtagagataTCTTAAAGCTAAAGAGAACACCTTTTATCACTTCAAGAAGTAATTAATTTGCAGATGTGGATAGTGATGAAAAAGACAAGGGTAATTTTCTTTTGATAAGTAATTCATCCGACAAGGTTTTAACCGTAGCATGTATTTTTTGATGATAAGCTGGTTTTAGGTAAAGTTTCTAGCAACGAGTTGTAGCACATATATGATCACTGAATGTGATAAAATGGGACAAAGTGAAATTAAAATCACAGAGAGGAAAGTTGTCTCAATGATTTgcaatctttttatttttgtgctCCTAATATTTTGTACGGTgagcattttaaaaaaaattaaggctGTTATGTTTGTTAGAATtggagtaggaataggaatagtatatgGTATCCTATTTGGAAAAGAATTTCAGTGTAGTATCCTAATTGGAAAAGGATTATATTGTAGTCTCCTAGTTGGAAAGGGATTATggtatagtgtctataaataaggtttcaatgtaataatgtagatataacaattcaatagtatttttctcttatatttgttCACATTGTATCAGAGTCATTATATCCAGTGTTGATAAATCACAATCTTTATAATTTTGATAGAAAATCAAAGAGCTTCCGCTGCCGACAGGCGATTATAATCCATATATGCCGCCCGTCTGGCCAATGATCATATTAGCAAACTTGGGCCACCATGAATCTATTGGGTGACTCCTCAGATCTGATCTGATTTGTGTATGGTCGTGTCATCATTCCAACCCTACCCATCTAATCTCTCTTTTTCAGTAGAGTCGTGCCATCATTTTGATTCTactcatataatttctcttttccagtagGGTTGTGCCATCATTCCAACcttacccatataatttctcttttccagtagGATCGAACCATCATTCCGACCTATCCATATAATTTTTCTTGGAATTTGACCGCTTTCCAGCCATCAACTCTAATAATACGGCACATGAGCATGTTTCGGCCAGTTTTTTGATACTTTCTTGTTCAAGATCTATTCATCTCTTGATTTCGAGATAACCCAAATATACTAATACTAGTTTTGGCAATTTTCCAATCCCACGACGTTAACTATTTTTTCGACCACTTTTTCAGTTTGCTCCTTTTCAACTGTGATTGTGCAAACCTAAGTTGCGGGGACTCTTCACTGTTGATGCCGCACCcatgtcggattcttcaaaaatacaccagttttggcgaatccgacacgcatccattgacatt contains:
- the LOC107840311 gene encoding putative nuclease HARBI1, whose protein sequence is MDQSFLLMLTNLLHLHNHLDPTTSLLSDSSSSYSSSLASPTSPASLLTSTSAAPLLFFTIASVLSYLATHPHKKKPKTSTSSPHNNNPSSPSPPAAAAEFSVSAFRALSTERIWAMEAPLRDAQWRSLYGLSYPVFTTVVDKLKPYITQSQLSLPSDYAVAMVLSRLFHGFSAKTLATRYGLEPYLISKITNMVTRLLATKLYPEFIKIPVSRRRLVETTQGFQELTSLPNICGAIDGTAVNLQHLPSDTVNSSMYYSRYGFPSILLQVVADHKKIFWDVCVKAPGGFDDATHFRDSLLYNRLISGDIVWDKGVNVRGEHVRPYIVGDWCFPLLSFLLTPFSGNRTGSPAENAYDEALLKARKMVEEAIGLLKGRWKILQNLNVGLSHAPQTIVACCVLHNLCQIAREPEPELWREPEENGSSPRILENEKSFYYYGGSARQALADDLYHRLSSR